A window of the Tachyglossus aculeatus isolate mTacAcu1 chromosome 2, mTacAcu1.pri, whole genome shotgun sequence genome harbors these coding sequences:
- the LOC119943427 gene encoding olfactory receptor 52D1-like produces the protein MSLSNNSDALPDTFFLVGIPGLEAAHIWISIPFFSMYFAALLGNSILIVIITTERSLHKPMYIFLSVLSATDLALSSTTVPKMLQILWFGDGSISFGGCLTQMFFIHTVFALESFILLAMAFDRYMAICRPLRYASVLTSQAIGKTGIMGIVRSMAFVSPCIFLLKRLPYCGHQLIPHTYCEHMGIARLACSDITVNVVYGLTVALLAMGLDAVLITASYVLILCTVFRLPSHKARSKALNTCGSHLCVILIFYIPAFFSFLTHHFGRHIPHHVHILLANLYILVLPMLNPIVYGVNIKEIRKQVLKIFLLRRGEF, from the coding sequence ATGTCCCTTTCCAATAACAGTGATGCCCTTCCGGATACGTTTTTCCTGGTAGGCATCCCTGGGCTAGAAGCTGCACACATCTGGATCTCCATCCCATTCTTCTCCATGTACTTCGCTGCCCTGCTTGGGAACTCCATCCTCATTGTCATTATAACCACTGAGCGCAGCCTCCACAAGCCCATGTACATCTTCCTCTCTGTgctctctgccactgacctcgcCCTCAGCTCCACCACGGTGCCCAAGATGCTTCAGATCTTGTGGTTTGGGGATGGGAGCATCTCCTTCGGTGGCTGCCTGACCCAGATGTTTTTCATCCACACCGTCTTTGCCCTGGAGTCCTTCATTCTCCTGGCCATGGCCTTTGACCGCTACATGGCCATCTGCCGCCCGCTGCGTTATGCTTCGGTCCTGACGTCCCAGGCCATTGGGAAGACTGGCATCATGGGAATCGTCCGCAGCATGGCTTTTGTGTCCCCGTGCATCTTCCTTCTCAAGCGGCTGCCGTATTGTGGTCACCAGCTCATCCCCCACACATACTGTGAGCACATGGGCATCGCCAGGCTGGCCTGCAGCGACATCACTGTGAACGTCGTGTATGGGCTGACCGTTGCTCTCCTCGCCATGGGGCTGGATGCTGTGCTCATCACTGCATCATACGTGCTGATCCTCTGCACTGTCTTCAGGCTCCCCTCCCACAAGGCTCGGAGTAAAGCCCTCAACACCTGCGGCTCCCACCTCTGCGTCATCCTCATCTTCTACATACCGGCCTTCTTCTCTTTCCTGACCCACCACTTCGGACGCCACATCCCTCACCACGTCCACATTCTCCTGGCTAATCTTTACATTCTGGTCCTACCTATGCTGAACCCCATTGTCTATGGGGTGAACATTAAGGAGATACGTAAGCAGGTTCTGAAGATATTCCTCCTTAGAAGAGGAGAGTTCTGA